A genomic region of Streptosporangium lutulentum contains the following coding sequences:
- a CDS encoding DUF6529 family protein, translating to MPDDTQDSTQAMRVPNPVRVPDDTGDSTQAMRVPEPRQNLVPLLVPLVIGGLIAVGLGLYGRVHTPTGYAVGLAGFSGALAMKAWLTTGAFVLVLVQLLSALVMWGRIELDVPWIGTLHRWSGRVAFLLTLPVAFHCLYALGTQFDAPRVMVHSLLGCFFYGVFVAKMLALPKRGLPGWTLPVLGGLTFTALTGLWLTSSFWFFIAIGVKL from the coding sequence ATGCCGGACGACACACAGGACAGCACTCAGGCCATGCGGGTGCCGAACCCGGTGCGGGTGCCGGACGACACGGGAGACAGCACGCAGGCCATGCGGGTGCCGGAGCCGAGGCAGAACCTCGTCCCGCTCCTCGTGCCACTCGTGATCGGCGGGTTGATCGCGGTCGGCCTGGGCCTCTACGGGCGCGTCCACACCCCCACCGGGTACGCGGTCGGCCTGGCCGGATTCTCCGGGGCGCTGGCCATGAAGGCCTGGCTCACCACCGGCGCGTTCGTGCTGGTGCTGGTCCAGCTCCTCTCCGCCCTGGTGATGTGGGGCCGGATCGAGCTGGACGTCCCCTGGATCGGCACCCTGCACCGCTGGTCGGGCCGGGTGGCGTTCCTGCTGACGCTCCCGGTGGCGTTCCACTGCCTGTACGCGCTGGGCACCCAGTTCGACGCGCCGCGGGTGATGGTCCACTCGCTGCTGGGCTGCTTCTTCTACGGCGTGTTCGTCGCGAAGATGCTGGCGCTCCCCAAACGGGGACTGCCCGGCTGGACCCTTCCCGTCCTCGGCGGGCTGACGTTCACCGCGCTGACCGGGCTCTGGCTGACCTCGTCGTTCTGGTTCTTCATCGCGATCGGCGTCAAGCTGTAG